ggaacagcttctaATGGAGTGATTGTGGGagcctcacatcagaatatccctaACACTAACAACATGGACAGTGGCTCTGAATACTTTCTCTATGCAAGCCTTTGTCAATGATGATCTCTCTCTCTACTCCATTCATCAGTGTGGTGTCTGAAGTCACTGACACATCAGGTCCCAGAATCCTAATTATTGAAAGAAGCCAACAAGAGTGGAAGAACAACTCCCCTCTCTATTGAATTGGGGTACTACCAGTGTTGTAACACTCAGTGAGCCAAATCCAGCCCTGGTGTCAAGGCACAATCTTAATGTAGTTAACATTGCCCTGCCAGTTTACAGAAGAGCTGAATTTGTGCTGTTCCACACAAGACCCACCCTCCATTCACCCACCAAAACATTCTCCAGCAGAACCAGCTGTAGACCTCTTTGTGCTTCATCATGCATAGTGTTCTGCGCTTGACAACAATCACAGACCTTCCCTCCTCCTTATTCCCTATTCACAATCCATACAATTCACCTTAACCAAACTAGACTTTTTCACTTTTCACTGACCAGGAGATCATTCCCCATTCACTGACTTTAACATTCTCCCTCCTCAACCAGTGAAACTTCCATATAATTTTCCCATCAACCCAGCCAAGCCCTCAAGGAAAGCTTGGGAGAATAGGTAGGCCAGCAGCACATTCTGAAGGTCAACAGACTTGGTTTGCAGCTTCAGAAGACAATTCCAGTGTCAATGAAGCATCATTGGTTTATTCAGGTGCCTCAGCAGATTACTGTTGCCCTGGTGTCTACATTAGGGTGAGAGCAGGGACACTGTACCTTGATGTTTTCCAATGAGGCCTAACTGCCAGGGATGTTAATATTGTTTGGCTGGGAGGTTGCTCTGATAGGTGATGAATGAATGTCAGTATTTATTGAAATATACAGCATACCATAACAACAAACAAAGCTTGAAAGCAGAACTGGCCAAAACATGGGATTTCTGCTTCGTGGGAAATGTTGCtatttcaaaatttccctctAACTGAAAACTCTGGGGGTGGGAATGTTTTAGAAACACCAACACATGGTGCTTCAGAAACAAAATTTGCTCCACAGGACCCCAGCATCTGCTGAGTAAAATTGACATTCTTTTCAGTTTCATGGCTGCTAATAGGAGCAGAATGTGAGTTTCACTCAACAGGTGATTCCAGGCTCCCAGGCCAACTGGTTGCCCAGACTATGAGACTCAGTGGCCATTTTGGGAAGCCAGCTGGACCAGAAGTCTGGAAGCCCTGGTGCTTCTGGGCCAGAGCTGTCTGCATGCTGAGACTGCCCTAAAGCCATGGCCCCTGGGAGCCCATACCAGGGTCTTCAAACTTCCTGCTTCTTAGCAGCTCAGCTTGGTAGGCAGGGCTCCATTGCCAATCTGACCTTGCTTCCCTGAAAGTTCATCAAACCTGAGATGTTCTGTGAATCATTTTGGGTTCTACGAATCAGCATTTTTGGACAAAACTGTTTCATCAGAAATTTTCCATCCAACTCTATTTGTGAGCTACCCTGTGATTTACCTCTGCTGGAAACTGGAGTGACCTCCCACTCTGTATCACTGGAAAAACTGAATGTATACACAACTAAATCTTTTTTGTGTGAATAATTACATTGCTTTTTCAGAGAATGTGATTCAGCTGAGTTGATGGCCTCATGTGAATATTCCAGCAATGCAGACAGGAACATTCATGGAAACAGTGACATTTTGGCAAATGGGATGCGGTTTTGGTGAATGTACGCAATGGCACTTGCATGGAAGCTAGGGAAGGAACTGGTCTTCCAATTGCTCACCATGTTGGTCAACATCTTGGTAATGAGCATGCTGGTGAGCAGGATGTCCAGGAGAGAGAGGTTGATGATGAAGAGTCAGAATGGACTGGTGAGTCTGGAGAAGCCAGAGATTTTGGCTTTGAGATAAAATTGTTATTTTATGTTAATAATTcagaccccagaaggggagagtaATTCCAGTGCACCAATTGTAAGGCTTTATTTGactgggaaaggagagaaatggagTCAATGTCAGGGTCTGATACCAGTTTGTTGTTAGCCTTCAGCCTTGTGCATAACCCTAACCCATATTCAAAAGGGACTTAAGCATGAGTTTACCTTTAATTCTTCAATGGGGCCACTCATACtattaaagttaagaatgtgcagAAGTGGCTGTGGAATCATGGCCTTTGTACAGAATATTCAAAGGGAGTGAGTTTTAAATTCATAATCATGAGTGtctggagcagatcctcagctggtgaaaattctCAGagatctattgacttcagtggagctatgacaatttcaACCGTCTGAGGATTGGCTCCTTGATTTTTAAAGATCCCCAGTGTGATACTTTTATTTGTTCACAGAAGCAAAAGAGAGCATGTTAAAAATGTATCCTGTCAAAACAGCTCAAAGGTCAAACACCGAGTATTTTAGGATGAACTGTTTGTAAATGAGAGCTAGAGTAAGATATAGCCATAAAAATCTTTGTTAAATAATGTTTAATAAGGAGTCCTTATAAGAAAATCATAATCTGGACATAGACAATAGTTAACAGGAAAAGAACCATAATAATTTGCACAATAATTTCCATAGATTATACATTATCTAGCTAGCTAACATAATTCACAATCAAATAGAAATCTATCATTATGATGAAATGTGGTTGCGTGTTAAGACAAGGAAttgtcctgtctgtctgtctatctaatcACATACTCTGCGTTTGTCTGTATATGTAGTATACACAACCATGCACAAAGATGATATTCTTATACTAATAACTGGTCAGCTTCTGAGATCCCTTCTCAGTATGGATGTGAGTAGATCGACACAGGAAGGTGTATGGAACACCAGATTAGTTCAAGGGATGGCACTTTTCCACTTACACCAAGGTTAGAACAAAATGACCCCAGACAAGAAGCTTACACCAGTGTTCATGTCACTACTGAGTGCCGCCCAGTGACTTTGGGCCAAAACCACATCAGTAGTAAACTTGTTATGTCACTGGGTCTACTCTGCATTGGTGCTGGTCTAGCTGAGTTAGGAAATCAGACCCTGACCTCTCTGTCACACTCACTTTCTCCAGGGTGCTGTCAGCCAAATCTGAATCCTTGGGTATATAGGCTATTGGCCAAATCCTGATCTCCTTGAAGTGATGGGCTAAATCCTAGTGGCTTCCATGGAATACAAATTTGACCTCATTATCCTGAGTCAGGTTTTCTTTAGGAAACTCTGGAAAAAGTTTCTCTTCAAAACACCCTTTTCACCGTAGCAAGAATGACACCTTTTTTACATATTCATTTAggtaaaaataatagaaaagatGCTTACCTGAGATTGTTATTTCTCTAACATGTCATTAATAATACAATAATACCCCAACAGTATATACATAATCATTTCATCGGGAACTCAGCAAAGCAGAAACCTCTTTTGCACCTTTTTATCATTGTGGGGAGCAAACCTTCAGCTCGCTCAGAAAACCCCATCAAAGAGATGACACAGTGGCACTTCCAGGGAGGACAAACATTGAAAATCCTGTCTAACCAAACACTTACCATCTCCCCAGGCTTTCCCACCTCCACAACTTCCtggaacaaagaaacaaaacaaactaccAACCAACCATTTAAGccaaaaaaaatgctaaaaatctgacaaacaaacaaacaaacaaacaaaaagcacaaaGAACAAATGCATTGATACCTCAATCAGagatttttttgccaaaaacaaGAAGAGACAGAGATCTCACTATGGACTTTGCTATGGCTACTGATTTTATGGGCAAGATACTCAGATAGTATGGTGATGGGTAGCAGTAGCTGATAGATAGATTCCGATCTTATTTACATTGGTCTAAACCTATAGTAACTCCATTTTACTGAGTCATGTTTGTCTAGATTTTTCCTAGTGTAAATACCCAATTCTGCATAAACAGATTGCACAGTATTTTGTCATGCAGGCAATAGTGTCATCAGCTGATTATATTTATAAAGAAACACAGAATGAAATTGTTACTGAAGGAGAAATAAGGACATTTTATTCTTAGAGAATAACCTCCAAACTATCAGTTTACTCAGTGCACCTTTAAGCTTTTTGTTCCTCATGCCGTAGATGATCGGATTCATCATTGGTGGCAACACAGAATAGAGAACAGCCACCACGAGATCCAGACTTGAGGCTGAGTTGGAGGTGGGTTTCAAGTAGGCAAAGGTCCCAGTGCAAATAAACAAGGAGACCACAATGaggtgagggaggcaggtggagaAAGCTTTATGCCTGCCCTGCTCAGAGGGGATTCTCAGCACTGTGGTGAAGATCTGAACATATGACACAATTATGAAAATAAAGCAGCTTGAGGCTAAGCACACACTAAAGATGAGAAACTCAgcttcactgaggtctgagtcaaAGCAAGCAAGCTTGAGTAGCTGGGGGACTTCACAGAAGAACTGCTCCACCATGTTGCCTCCACAGAAGGATATTGCAAAGGTGTTTCCAGTGTGCACTGCAGAGTAGAGAAGAACACAGATCCAGGCACTGGCTGCCATTTGGACACAAGCTCGTCTGTTCATCACTGTCTCATAGTGCAGTGGTTGGCAGATGGCGACATATCGATCGTACGCCATGATGGTCAGTATGGCAAAATCTGCTGAAGCAAAGAAGAAGACGAGAAAGACTTGGGCAACACATCCAGAATAAGAAATCGATCTT
This portion of the Dermochelys coriacea isolate rDerCor1 chromosome 14, rDerCor1.pri.v4, whole genome shotgun sequence genome encodes:
- the LOC119842506 gene encoding olfactory receptor 14A16-like yields the protein MSNQTTRTKFLLLGFSDVPELQILHFVVFLVLYLISLLGNLLIITAIAFDRHLHTPMYFFLMNLSILDLGSISVTIPKSMANSLMNTRSISYSGCVAQVFLVFFFASADFAILTIMAYDRYVAICQPLHYETVMNRRACVQMAASAWICVLLYSAVHTGNTFAISFCGGNMVEQFFCEVPQLLKLACFDSDLSEAEFLIFSVCLASSCFIFIIVSYVQIFTTVLRIPSEQGRHKAFSTCLPHLIVVSLFICTGTFAYLKPTSNSASSLDLVVAVLYSVLPPMMNPIIYGMRNKKLKGALSKLIVWRLFSKNKMSLFLLQ